The Pongo abelii isolate AG06213 chromosome 20, NHGRI_mPonAbe1-v2.0_pri, whole genome shotgun sequence genome window below encodes:
- the LEUTX gene encoding paired-like homeodomain transcription factor LEUTX, which translates to MLEGPRRDRRPRTRFLPKQLTALRELLEKTMHPSLATMGKLASKLQLDLSVVKTWFKNQRAKWKRQWRQQMQPRPSLGPANQTISVKEETPSAITTANIRPISPGIFDANDHDLREPSGIKNPGGASASARDSSWDSQSYDIEQICLGASNPPWASTLYEIDEFVKIYDLPGEDDTSSLNQYLFPVCLEYDQLQSSV; encoded by the exons AAGGGCCAAGGCGTGATCGTCGGCCACGCACAAGATTTCTCCCCAAACAACTCACAGCattgagagaattgcttgaaaagaCCATGCACCCAAGTTTGGCTACAATGGGGAAACTGGCTTCAAAGCTACAACTTGATCTATCCGTAGTAAAG ACTTGGTTCAAGAACCAGCGTGCCAAATGGAAGAGGCAGTGGCGGCAGCAAATGCAGCCAAGGCCATCACTAGGACCAGCAAACCAGACAATTTCAGTGAAGGAGGAGACTCCCTCAGCCATAACTACTGCAAACATTCGTCCAATAAGTCCTGGAATCTTTGATGCAAATGACCATGATCTACGTGAGCCTTCTGGTATCAAGAATCCTGGAGGAGCCAGCGCCTCTGCGAGGGATTCATCCTGGGATTCTCAGTCATATGACATTGAACAGATATGTCTGGGGGCTTCAAATCCTCCTTGGGCCTCCACTCTCTATGAAATAGATGAATTTGTAAAGATCTATGACTTGCCAGGGGAAGATGACACCAGCAGCCTAAATCAATATCTTTTTCCAGTATGCCTTGAGTATGACCAGCTCCAATCTTCAGTGTAA